A portion of the Pseudarthrobacter sp. L1SW genome contains these proteins:
- a CDS encoding LssY C-terminal domain-containing protein produces the protein MGESRVGDSRADSRPAPDEPDHSRSSSAVERRQSRWATVLAVLQRLLYLVVTVAVGWAVYYFLLSRLSRGPEQAWVFLPVWLILAYALLPRIHKILSSLYIPDYFIGRARTGDGVLGDPVNLAVVGTEEELRRAMLSAGWVEADPITPATAWHTLASTVLGRSYPAAPVSSLYVFGNKQDLAFQREIDGNPRKRHHVRFWKCPPGWMLPGGLSVDWVGAGTYDRSVGLSLFTFQITHKIADRTDEERDFIIATLQAAEAVQSVHVILNYSSGYHHRNGGGDAIRTDGHLPIIDLYEPGRPVGSA, from the coding sequence ATGGGTGAATCGCGCGTGGGGGACTCGCGGGCGGATTCGCGGCCTGCCCCGGACGAGCCGGACCACTCACGCTCAAGCAGCGCCGTGGAGCGGCGGCAGAGCAGGTGGGCCACTGTCCTGGCGGTGCTGCAGCGGCTGCTGTACCTGGTGGTGACTGTCGCCGTCGGCTGGGCTGTGTACTATTTCCTGCTCTCCAGGCTCTCCCGCGGCCCCGAGCAGGCGTGGGTGTTCCTGCCCGTGTGGCTGATCCTGGCCTACGCCCTGCTGCCGCGCATCCACAAGATCCTGAGCAGCCTGTACATCCCGGACTACTTCATCGGGCGGGCAAGGACGGGCGACGGCGTGCTGGGCGATCCCGTCAACCTCGCCGTGGTGGGGACGGAGGAAGAGCTGCGGCGGGCCATGCTCTCCGCCGGCTGGGTGGAAGCGGATCCCATCACCCCGGCGACCGCCTGGCACACCCTGGCGTCCACCGTCCTGGGCCGCAGCTATCCCGCCGCCCCGGTCAGTTCCCTGTACGTGTTCGGCAATAAACAGGACCTGGCGTTCCAGCGCGAGATCGACGGGAACCCGCGCAAGCGCCACCATGTCCGGTTCTGGAAGTGCCCGCCCGGGTGGATGCTGCCGGGGGGCCTGTCCGTGGATTGGGTGGGGGCCGGCACATACGACAGAAGCGTGGGACTGTCCCTGTTCACGTTCCAGATCACGCACAAGATCGCCGACCGCACGGACGAGGAACGCGACTTCATCATTGCCACGCTGCAGGCAGCCGAGGCCGTGCAGTCTGTGCACGTCATCCTCAACTACTCCAGCGGCTACCACCACCGCAACGGTGGCGGCGATGCCATCCGCACGGACGGGCACCTGCCGATCATTGACCTGTACGAGCCGGGGCGGCCGGTTGGTTCTGCCTGA
- a CDS encoding triacylglycerol lipase, whose translation MSERGTPTRISVLQKGAWWLQDYLYAAGWQVRGMLSRVQPGSFHQGHRRPVLIIPGVYENWQFMMPLIQAIHDAGHPVHVVTVLQRNQLDVPVAARMVAQHLEEAGLRDAAIVAHSKGGLIGKYAMLMLDPEQRIDRMVTVCTPFSGSRYARYMLLPSLRIFSPRHPLTLELAREEAINSRITSIYGPFDPHIPEGSVLPGATNIELPTAGHFRILGDPETARIIVEQLNPDEP comes from the coding sequence ATGAGTGAACGGGGCACGCCCACCCGGATCAGTGTGCTGCAAAAAGGTGCCTGGTGGCTGCAGGACTACCTTTACGCCGCGGGATGGCAGGTCCGCGGCATGTTGTCGCGCGTCCAGCCCGGGTCCTTCCACCAGGGCCACCGGCGGCCGGTGCTGATCATTCCCGGAGTGTACGAAAACTGGCAGTTCATGATGCCGCTGATCCAGGCCATCCACGACGCTGGCCATCCCGTGCACGTGGTCACGGTGCTGCAGCGGAACCAGCTGGATGTGCCGGTGGCCGCCCGGATGGTGGCGCAACACCTGGAGGAAGCGGGCCTGCGGGACGCCGCGATCGTGGCGCACAGCAAGGGCGGGCTGATCGGGAAGTACGCCATGCTGATGCTGGACCCCGAGCAGCGGATCGACCGGATGGTCACTGTATGCACGCCGTTCTCCGGGTCCCGCTATGCCAGGTACATGCTGCTGCCGAGCCTGCGCATCTTTTCGCCCCGTCATCCGCTGACCCTCGAGCTGGCCCGCGAGGAGGCGATCAACAGCCGGATCACCTCCATCTACGGCCCGTTCGATCCCCACATTCCCGAGGGCAGCGTCCTTCCCGGCGCCACCAATATCGAGCTGCCCACCGCCGGGCACTTCCGGATTCTGGGTGATCCTGAGACGGCGCGGATCATCGTTGAGCAGCTGAACCCCGACGAGCCGTGA